A genomic region of Runella rosea contains the following coding sequences:
- a CDS encoding alpha/beta hydrolase yields MNIITKINVTVFGILSALSCLAQQEIALYSSTVPNAKDVVNEEVKTASNVVSKVSQPTLTVFLPPKEKATGASVIICPGGGYGVLVIKREGYDVAEAFTKQGIAAFVLKYRLPSDKTMIDPSIGPLQDAQQAIKTIRQRAAEWNVDPKKIGIMGFSAGGHLAATAGTHFEKPVLPTTEGISVRPDFMILVYPVISFMEGIGHKGSGANLLGKNASSEQIKLFSNELQVTSSTPPAFITHASDDTVVPVSNSLLFYEALQRNAVSSELHIYSKGEHGYLKVPAFDEWFGRCLHWMTTAGFVK; encoded by the coding sequence ATGAATATTATTACTAAGATAAACGTAACGGTCTTTGGCATTTTATCGGCGCTATCCTGCCTTGCACAGCAAGAAATCGCACTTTACTCAAGCACAGTCCCCAACGCAAAAGACGTTGTAAATGAAGAAGTAAAAACGGCTTCAAACGTCGTTTCAAAAGTATCACAACCTACCCTCACGGTATTTTTACCTCCAAAAGAAAAAGCCACGGGCGCATCTGTAATCATCTGCCCAGGAGGCGGTTACGGTGTTTTGGTCATCAAAAGAGAAGGCTACGATGTAGCCGAGGCTTTTACCAAGCAGGGCATCGCGGCATTTGTGTTAAAATACCGACTACCCAGCGACAAGACCATGATTGACCCTTCCATTGGGCCATTGCAAGATGCCCAGCAGGCCATAAAAACCATTCGCCAACGCGCCGCTGAATGGAACGTCGACCCCAAGAAAATCGGCATCATGGGCTTTTCAGCAGGCGGACATTTGGCCGCCACGGCAGGTACGCATTTTGAAAAACCCGTCCTTCCCACGACCGAAGGCATCAGCGTTCGACCCGATTTTATGATTTTGGTGTACCCAGTCATAAGTTTCATGGAAGGTATCGGCCACAAAGGTTCGGGGGCCAATCTTCTGGGCAAAAATGCTTCTTCCGAGCAAATCAAGCTTTTTTCAAACGAACTTCAGGTAACTTCTTCAACGCCACCAGCTTTCATCACCCACGCAAGCGACGATACCGTGGTGCCCGTTTCCAACAGTCTGCTATTTTACGAAGCCCTCCAACGAAACGCGGTTTCGAGCGAACTACACATTTATTCAAAAGGGGAACATGGCTACTTAAAAGTTCCTGCTTTTGACGAGTGGTTTGGCCGTTGTCTGCATTGGATGACCACGGCGGGTTTTGTAAAGTAG
- a CDS encoding RNA polymerase sigma factor yields MTEKELIQRCLSDDRAAQRLLYDRYKSAMYTLAYRITGDFDDANSALQDTFLSVFRNLAQYRGEATLGAWIKSILVRKAYHNAQIKRQYILMDEIPTDTTTVDWGNDSIEAAHLEKAILSLPEGTRTVFVLTEIEGYTHREVAEMLGVSEGTSKSQLFYAKKRLREMLKNTP; encoded by the coding sequence ATGACCGAAAAAGAACTGATTCAACGCTGTCTTTCCGACGACCGTGCCGCCCAACGTCTTTTGTACGACCGTTATAAATCGGCCATGTACACGTTGGCCTACCGCATCACGGGCGATTTTGACGACGCCAACAGTGCCTTGCAGGACACGTTTTTGTCGGTGTTTCGCAACTTGGCCCAATATCGCGGCGAGGCTACGCTAGGCGCTTGGATTAAGTCGATTTTGGTTCGAAAAGCGTATCACAATGCCCAAATAAAACGACAATATATTTTGATGGATGAAATCCCGACCGACACCACAACCGTCGACTGGGGAAACGACTCTATTGAGGCCGCGCATTTGGAAAAAGCCATTTTAAGCCTACCCGAAGGCACGAGAACCGTATTTGTATTGACCGAAATCGAAGGCTATACGCACCGCGAAGTAGCCGAAATGCTCGGTGTGTCGGAGGGAACCTCTAAGTCGCAATTGTTTTACGCAAAAAAACGACTGAGAGAAATGTTGAAGAACACACCGTAG